One Phocaeicola dorei genomic region harbors:
- a CDS encoding Hsp20/alpha crystallin family protein, with protein MMPVRRSNQTWLPSIFNDFFDNDWMVKANATAPAINVIESDKDYKVEVAAPGMTKEDFKIHINEDNDLVISMEKKTESTEGDKEGKKESRYLRREFSYSKFQQTLILPDDVDKDKIDAKVNDGVLTIELPKRTPEDKEKAAKVIEVK; from the coding sequence ATGATGCCAGTAAGAAGATCAAACCAAACATGGTTACCAAGTATTTTTAATGATTTCTTTGATAACGACTGGATGGTAAAAGCCAATGCAACAGCTCCCGCCATCAATGTTATTGAAAGTGACAAAGACTACAAAGTAGAAGTCGCCGCTCCGGGAATGACCAAAGAAGACTTCAAGATTCATATCAACGAAGACAACGACTTGGTTATCTCTATGGAAAAGAAAACAGAAAGTACTGAAGGTGATAAAGAAGGCAAGAAAGAAAGCCGTTACTTGCGTCGCGAATTCTCTTATTCTAAATTTCAACAGACATTGATCCTGCCTGATGATGTAGATAAAGATAAAATTGATGCAAAAGTAAACGATGGTGTATTAACTATCGAGCTGCCGAAGCGTACGCCGGAAGACAAAGAAAAAGCAGCTAAGGTTATCGAAGTTAAATAA
- a CDS encoding PAS domain-containing protein, translated as MDCEHKLKALEQEIESLKEENRLLKEKLSSSEKNFDSVSFKEKYAVRILDSLPDMLTVFNHEETGIEVVSNEETNHVGVSNNDFKGMRMQDMVPKEAYHNIHNNLQKAIATGRGSTAHHELDVDGTLHYYENRIFPLDEEYVLIMCRDISERVATQQNLEIFKRVLDKVSDSILAVSVDGTLVYANRQFIEEYGVKEELGTQKVYDLPVSLNTKEIFDKRVQEIRDNGGNFAYRAKYTRVGETKLRVHQVSAFMIQNQGEEMIWFFTQDITDVIKNRDELRELNYLMDAILNNIPVYLFVKDPEDDFRYLYWNKAFASHSKIPASKALGHIDFEVFPEHENAEKFHRDDLELIRTRERMEMQETYVTATGETRIVQTLKTLVPLEGRAPLIIGISWDITNMQNIEQELVQARIKAEQSDRLKTAFLANMSHEIRTPLNAIVGFSRLMTMADNVADEKLYSDIINQNSEILLQLINDILDLAKIEAGTLEYVRYPMDLGELCRNVYEMHKDRVQTGVVLILDNKDTSLIINEDQNRIMQVVTNLITNAIKFTFKGEIRFGFEVRKEYIDFYVKDTGMGISEEKIKMIFERFVKLNTFVQGTGLGLAICRVIVEKIGGEITAESKLNEGSTFRFTIPYKAGKKCPESGRGTKCPESGSTGLRKVLQRRTVLVAEDVDSNFLLLKTLLGKRCNLLWAKDGEDAVNQFKEHQPDLILMDIKMPHMDGLEATRLIRSYSKEVPIVALTAFAFESDKDRAIEAGCDDFLTKPVSQNALEKVLDKYVK; from the coding sequence ATGGATTGTGAACACAAGCTTAAAGCATTAGAGCAGGAAATTGAATCGTTGAAAGAGGAGAACAGGCTGCTGAAAGAAAAATTATCTTCTTCTGAAAAAAACTTTGATAGCGTTAGTTTCAAGGAGAAATATGCGGTAAGAATATTAGATTCTTTGCCGGATATGCTCACCGTATTCAATCATGAGGAAACGGGTATAGAAGTGGTGTCTAATGAAGAAACCAATCATGTGGGTGTATCCAACAATGATTTTAAAGGGATGCGTATGCAGGATATGGTTCCTAAAGAAGCTTATCACAATATACATAATAATCTTCAGAAGGCTATTGCGACAGGTAGAGGTTCTACCGCCCATCATGAATTGGATGTGGACGGGACACTTCATTATTATGAAAATCGTATTTTCCCCTTAGATGAAGAATATGTACTGATAATGTGTCGTGATATTAGTGAAAGAGTTGCCACACAGCAGAACTTGGAAATATTTAAACGGGTACTGGATAAGGTCAGTGATAGTATTCTGGCTGTATCGGTTGACGGAACCTTAGTTTATGCCAACCGGCAGTTTATTGAGGAATATGGAGTGAAAGAGGAGTTGGGCACACAAAAAGTTTATGATTTACCTGTTTCTCTGAATACCAAAGAAATATTTGATAAACGTGTTCAAGAGATTCGTGATAATGGAGGTAATTTTGCTTATCGTGCTAAATATACCCGTGTGGGAGAAACAAAACTTCGTGTTCATCAGGTTTCGGCTTTTATGATTCAAAATCAGGGTGAGGAAATGATTTGGTTCTTTACGCAGGATATAACGGATGTTATCAAGAACCGTGACGAATTGCGTGAACTGAATTATCTGATGGATGCCATACTGAATAATATTCCTGTTTATTTGTTTGTGAAAGACCCTGAGGATGATTTCCGATACCTTTATTGGAACAAAGCATTTGCCAGTCACTCTAAAATTCCTGCTTCCAAGGCATTGGGTCATATTGATTTTGAAGTGTTTCCTGAGCATGAGAATGCGGAGAAGTTTCATCGGGATGATTTGGAATTGATCCGTACCCGAGAGCGCATGGAAATGCAGGAAACGTATGTGACGGCTACAGGCGAGACCCGCATCGTGCAGACTTTAAAAACATTAGTTCCTCTGGAAGGGCGTGCACCGCTTATTATTGGCATTTCGTGGGATATTACTAATATGCAGAACATAGAGCAAGAGCTGGTTCAGGCCCGTATCAAGGCTGAGCAGTCCGACAGGCTGAAAACAGCCTTTCTAGCCAATATGAGCCATGAAATCCGTACTCCTTTGAATGCAATAGTAGGTTTTTCCCGTTTGATGACTATGGCGGATAATGTGGCGGATGAAAAACTTTATTCGGATATTATCAACCAGAATTCGGAAATATTGTTGCAATTAATCAATGATATTCTTGATTTGGCAAAAATAGAGGCCGGTACATTGGAATACGTCAGATATCCAATGGACTTGGGAGAATTGTGCCGTAATGTGTATGAGATGCACAAGGATCGGGTGCAGACTGGGGTTGTTTTGATATTAGACAATAAAGACACCAGCTTGATAATCAATGAAGATCAGAACCGAATTATGCAAGTCGTTACAAATTTGATAACCAATGCTATAAAATTTACTTTCAAAGGGGAAATCCGTTTTGGTTTTGAAGTGAGGAAGGAGTATATTGATTTTTATGTAAAAGACACAGGGATGGGGATCTCCGAGGAGAAGATTAAAATGATTTTTGAGCGTTTCGTGAAACTGAATACTTTTGTTCAGGGAACAGGCTTGGGGCTTGCGATTTGTAGGGTGATTGTAGAAAAAATAGGTGGAGAGATTACTGCGGAATCCAAACTGAATGAAGGTTCTACTTTTCGTTTTACGATTCCTTATAAGGCGGGTAAAAAATGTCCGGAATCCGGAAGGGGTACGAAGTGTCCGGAATCAGGGAGTACGGGACTGAGAAAAGTATTGCAAAGAAGAACAGTACTGGTGGCGGAAGATGTGGACAGCAACTTTTTGCTGTTAAAGACATTGTTAGGAAAAAGATGTAATCTGCTATGGGCTAAGGATGGAGAGGATGCGGTGAATCAATTTAAAGAACATCAGCCTGACTTGATTTTGATGGATATCAAGATGCCCCATATGGATGGGCTGGAGGCTACGCGCCTGATTCGTTCTTATTCAAAAGAAGTGCCTATTGTCGCTTTGACTGCCTTTGCTTTTGAGTCCGACAAAGACAGAGCTATAGAAGCCGGATGCGATGATTTTCTGACTAAGCCGGTTTCACAAAATGCCTTGGAAAAAGTGTTGGATAAATATGTTAAGTAG
- a CDS encoding alpha-amylase family protein produces MDTQEKIIIYQVFTRLFGNNSLRCKPNGSLEENGCGKMADFTTKALSEIKTLGATHIWYTGIIEHATQTNYTRYGIKPDHPAVVKGKAGSPYAIKDYYDVDPDLATSIPDRMKEFENLVKRSHKAGLKVIIDFVPNHVARQYGSDAKPEGVTDLGEKDDMTKAFSPNNNFYYIPDTKLEGNIDLHRGAAEPYIEFPAKATGNDRFDAWPNSNDWYETVKLNYGIDYMNGHSRHFEPIPDTWVKMRDILLFWSAKGIDGFRCDMAEMVPVEFWGWVIPQIKAEHPELIFIAEIYNPGEYRNYLFNGKFDYLYDKVGLYDTLRAITCGWESATAIPQRWQSLGGIEKRMLNFLENHDEQRIASDYFAGNGSKAIPAMIVSACMNTNPVMIYFGQELGEHGMDTEGFSGRDGRTTIFDYWSVDSIRRWRNGGKFDNKFLNEDEKQLKQFYTRLLNICNSEKAIREGVFFDLTYANLAGWVFNEHKQYAFLRKQDDELILIMVNFDSIPARSAVNIPQHAFDYLGIHRYGEYEATELLTGNTEKLTLMPDKTTPVLLDGMNGKILKFKL; encoded by the coding sequence ATGGATACACAAGAAAAAATTATTATCTATCAGGTATTCACCCGTTTATTCGGGAACAACAGCCTGCGTTGTAAGCCTAATGGTTCTTTGGAGGAAAACGGTTGCGGAAAAATGGCCGATTTCACGACAAAGGCTTTAAGCGAGATCAAAACACTGGGTGCTACACATATTTGGTATACAGGTATCATTGAACATGCTACCCAAACCAATTATACCCGCTATGGTATCAAACCCGATCATCCTGCAGTAGTAAAAGGAAAGGCCGGATCACCGTATGCCATCAAGGATTATTATGATGTAGACCCTGACTTGGCAACCAGTATCCCGGACCGTATGAAAGAGTTCGAGAATCTGGTAAAACGAAGCCACAAAGCCGGATTGAAAGTCATCATTGATTTTGTCCCCAACCATGTAGCCCGCCAATATGGTTCAGACGCCAAGCCTGAAGGAGTAACCGATTTGGGTGAAAAAGATGATATGACAAAAGCATTCAGCCCCAACAATAATTTCTATTATATTCCAGATACAAAACTGGAAGGTAATATCGACCTGCACCGTGGCGCAGCGGAACCTTACATAGAATTTCCGGCAAAAGCAACCGGTAATGACCGTTTTGACGCATGGCCCAACTCCAATGACTGGTATGAAACTGTGAAACTGAATTATGGTATAGACTACATGAACGGTCATAGCCGCCACTTCGAACCGATTCCGGACACATGGGTAAAGATGCGTGACATCCTACTGTTCTGGTCTGCCAAAGGCATTGACGGATTCCGCTGTGATATGGCAGAAATGGTTCCTGTAGAATTCTGGGGATGGGTGATTCCGCAAATCAAAGCCGAACATCCGGAACTGATATTTATCGCCGAGATCTATAATCCGGGAGAATACAGGAATTATCTGTTCAATGGTAAATTCGACTATTTATATGACAAAGTAGGTCTGTATGATACGCTACGCGCCATTACCTGCGGATGGGAATCGGCAACTGCTATTCCACAACGCTGGCAAAGCTTGGGAGGTATCGAAAAACGAATGCTCAATTTCCTGGAGAATCATGACGAGCAGCGCATAGCTTCCGATTATTTTGCCGGAAACGGCTCGAAAGCCATCCCCGCAATGATTGTATCGGCTTGCATGAATACCAACCCAGTCATGATTTACTTCGGGCAGGAATTGGGAGAACATGGCATGGATACGGAAGGTTTCAGCGGGCGTGACGGAAGAACTACTATCTTTGATTACTGGAGTGTGGACAGCATACGCCGCTGGCGCAACGGAGGCAAGTTTGACAATAAATTCCTGAATGAGGATGAAAAGCAATTGAAACAATTCTATACCCGCCTGCTGAATATATGCAACAGTGAAAAAGCCATACGGGAAGGTGTGTTCTTTGACTTAACCTATGCCAATCTGGCCGGATGGGTGTTCAACGAACATAAGCAATACGCCTTTTTACGAAAACAGGATGATGAACTGATATTAATTATGGTCAACTTTGACTCCATACCGGCACGTTCAGCCGTCAATATTCCGCAACATGCGTTTGATTATTTAGGCATCCATCGTTATGGAGAATATGAGGCAACCGAATTGCTGACCGGAAACACAGAGAAGCTCACTCTTATGCCGGACAAAACAACTCCCGTATTACTAGATGGAATGAATGGAAAAATTCTGAAATTCAAGCTATAG
- the thiD gene encoding bifunctional hydroxymethylpyrimidine kinase/phosphomethylpyrimidine kinase: MKKYPCVLSIAGSDCSGGAGIQADLKTISALGGYAATAITAITVQNTLGVRAIHPVPPVYVRGQIEAVMEDIRPDAVKIGMINDVEIVKTIASCLRTYRPRFVVFDPVMVSTSGHRLIEEDAISALTRELMPLASLITPNLSEAEVLTEHRIGYVDEMKAAASELLKFGCGSVLLKGGHLEGDKMCDVLQIVGEDKPHLFISDKIESKNTHGTGCTLSSAIATFLALGYDMPQAVEHAKAYVTKGIHAGKDVHIGEGHGPLNHFYAPVPMKIMK, encoded by the coding sequence ATGAAGAAATATCCTTGTGTATTAAGTATAGCAGGCTCCGATTGCAGCGGAGGAGCCGGTATACAGGCTGACCTGAAGACAATCTCCGCCTTGGGTGGTTATGCTGCGACAGCCATTACTGCAATCACCGTACAAAACACTTTGGGAGTACGTGCCATACATCCCGTACCACCGGTATATGTGCGTGGCCAGATAGAAGCCGTAATGGAAGATATCCGTCCGGATGCTGTTAAAATAGGTATGATTAATGATGTGGAAATAGTCAAGACCATAGCCTCCTGCCTTCGTACATACCGGCCCCGCTTCGTTGTGTTCGATCCGGTCATGGTATCGACCAGCGGACACCGGCTGATAGAAGAGGACGCCATCAGTGCACTGACCCGGGAACTGATGCCTCTGGCCAGCCTGATTACACCCAATCTGAGTGAAGCGGAAGTATTGACGGAACACCGCATAGGCTATGTGGACGAAATGAAAGCTGCCGCATCGGAATTATTAAAGTTCGGTTGCGGATCCGTTTTACTGAAAGGAGGACATTTGGAGGGCGACAAGATGTGCGATGTATTACAAATAGTTGGAGAAGACAAGCCTCATCTCTTTATTTCAGACAAGATAGAAAGCAAAAACACACACGGAACAGGATGTACTCTTTCTTCCGCCATTGCTACTTTTCTGGCACTGGGATATGATATGCCGCAGGCCGTAGAACATGCAAAAGCATATGTCACCAAAGGCATCCACGCCGGGAAAGACGTGCATATAGGCGAAGGACACGGTCCGCTGAATCACTTTTACGCACCTGTCCCGATGAAAATAATGAAATAA
- the fabD gene encoding ACP S-malonyltransferase, whose protein sequence is MKAFVFPGQGAQFVGMGKDLYENSALAKELFEKANDILGYRITDIMFEGTDEDLRQTKVTQPAVFLHSVISALCMGDDFKPEMTAGHSLGEFSALVAAGALSFEDGLKLVYARAMAMQKACEAQPSTMAAIIALPDEKVEEICEAISKEGEVVVAANYNCPGQIVISGSIEGINKACEQMKAAGAKRALPLKVGGAFHSPLMNPAKVELEAAINATEIHTPKCPVYQNVDALPHTNPAEIKANLVAQLTASVRWTQTVKNMVADGADDFTECGPGAVLQGLIKKIDGSVNAHGIA, encoded by the coding sequence ATGAAAGCATTTGTATTCCCCGGACAGGGAGCACAGTTTGTAGGTATGGGTAAAGACCTGTACGAAAACTCGGCTTTAGCCAAAGAACTTTTTGAAAAAGCAAACGACATTTTAGGATACCGTATCACAGACATCATGTTTGAAGGTACTGACGAAGACTTGCGCCAGACTAAGGTAACTCAGCCTGCCGTTTTTCTGCACTCGGTAATTTCCGCTCTTTGCATGGGTGATGATTTCAAACCTGAAATGACTGCCGGACACTCGCTAGGCGAATTTTCCGCATTGGTTGCAGCCGGAGCATTGTCTTTCGAAGATGGTCTGAAACTGGTTTATGCACGTGCTATGGCTATGCAGAAAGCTTGTGAGGCACAACCCTCTACGATGGCTGCCATCATTGCGTTGCCTGACGAAAAAGTAGAAGAAATCTGTGAAGCGATTTCTAAAGAAGGAGAAGTGGTAGTGGCTGCCAATTATAACTGCCCGGGACAAATTGTCATCTCAGGTTCTATCGAAGGGATCAACAAGGCTTGCGAGCAAATGAAAGCTGCCGGTGCTAAACGCGCCCTGCCGTTGAAAGTGGGAGGCGCCTTCCACTCTCCGCTGATGAACCCCGCCAAAGTGGAACTGGAAGCTGCTATCAACGCTACTGAAATTCATACTCCGAAATGCCCAGTATATCAGAATGTGGACGCTTTACCTCACACAAATCCCGCTGAAATCAAGGCAAATCTGGTGGCTCAGCTCACCGCTTCCGTACGCTGGACCCAGACTGTGAAGAATATGGTTGCCGATGGTGCCGATGACTTTACTGAATGCGGACCGGGTGCTGTACTGCAAGGACTGATCAAGAAAATTGATGGATCGGTCAACGCACACGGTATTGCTTGA
- a CDS encoding linear amide C-N hydrolase, translating into MKLKKGSIALLTLAGMFYMSVQKADACTRAVYIGPDNMVVTGRTMDWKEDIMSNIYVFPRGIQRAGYNKENTVKWTSKYGSVIATGYDIGTCDGMNEKGLVASLLFLPESVFDRQGDTRPVMGISIWTQYVLDNFATVHEAVEELKKESFRIDAPHMPNGSASTLHLAITDETGNTAVLEYLDGNLSIHEGKEFQVMTNSPRYDYQLAINDYWKEIGGLQMLPGTNRSSDRFVRASFYIHAIPQTPDAKIAVPSVLSVMRNVSVPFGITTPDKPHISSTRWRSVSDQKNKIYYFESVMTPNLFWLDLKKIDFSPKAGIKKLPLTNGKIYAGDAVKDLKDSDSFVFLFQTPVM; encoded by the coding sequence ATGAAATTAAAAAAAGGAAGTATTGCATTACTAACATTGGCAGGTATGTTCTATATGAGCGTACAAAAAGCGGATGCATGCACGCGTGCCGTCTATATCGGACCGGACAATATGGTAGTAACCGGACGTACAATGGATTGGAAAGAAGATATTATGAGTAATATCTATGTTTTCCCCAGAGGAATACAACGTGCAGGATATAATAAAGAAAATACCGTGAAATGGACTTCAAAATACGGCAGCGTCATTGCAACAGGATATGATATAGGTACGTGTGACGGAATGAATGAAAAAGGATTGGTTGCCAGTCTGTTATTTTTGCCAGAATCCGTCTTTGACCGTCAGGGAGATACACGTCCTGTCATGGGAATCAGTATATGGACACAATATGTACTGGACAATTTTGCCACCGTACATGAAGCTGTCGAGGAACTGAAAAAAGAATCATTCCGCATTGATGCTCCCCACATGCCCAACGGTTCAGCTTCCACTCTTCACCTGGCTATTACAGATGAAACAGGAAATACAGCGGTTCTGGAATATCTGGACGGGAATTTAAGCATACACGAAGGAAAAGAATTCCAAGTGATGACCAATTCTCCACGATATGATTATCAGTTAGCTATCAATGATTACTGGAAAGAAATAGGAGGATTGCAAATGCTGCCGGGTACAAACCGTTCCAGCGACCGCTTTGTGCGTGCCTCTTTTTATATACATGCAATCCCTCAGACTCCGGACGCTAAAATAGCTGTACCCAGTGTACTCAGTGTGATGCGTAATGTATCCGTCCCCTTCGGAATTACCACACCGGACAAACCTCATATATCTTCCACCCGCTGGCGCTCTGTATCCGATCAGAAGAATAAAATATATTATTTTGAATCGGTCATGACTCCTAATCTGTTTTGGTTGGATTTGAAAAAAATAGACTTTAGTCCCAAAGCCGGAATCAAGAAACTGCCTCTCACCAACGGAAAGATTTATGCAGGGGATGCCGTAAAAGATTTAAAAGACAGCGACTCATTCGTCTTTTTATTTCAAACCCCTGTGATGTAA
- a CDS encoding UDP-glucuronic acid decarboxylase family protein, giving the protein MKRILVTGGAGFIGSHLCTRLIEEGNIVICLDNFFTGSKENISYLTGHPRFELIEHDIINPFWTDVDEIYNLACPASPIHYQHDAIKTAKTAVFGTFNMLGLAKRNKAKILQASTSEVYGDPLSHPQREGDWGNVNPIGYRSCYDEGKRCAETLCMDYYRQHGVLVKIIRIFNTYGPNMLTDDGRVISNFVVQALQDKDITIYGDGKQTRSFQYIDDLVEGMMRMMATEDHFTGPVNIGNPCEFSIFELAQKILELTRSHSSIIFEPLPHDDPRQRRPDITLAREKLDWEPHIHLEEGLTKVIDYFKSVLAK; this is encoded by the coding sequence ATGAAAAGAATCCTAGTAACGGGAGGCGCAGGATTTATAGGGTCACATCTATGCACTCGTCTGATAGAGGAAGGTAATATTGTTATATGTTTAGACAACTTTTTCACGGGGAGTAAAGAGAATATAAGTTACCTGACCGGGCATCCGCGCTTTGAACTGATAGAACACGATATAATTAATCCGTTTTGGACGGATGTGGACGAGATATACAATCTGGCATGTCCCGCCTCTCCTATACATTATCAGCATGATGCTATCAAAACGGCGAAGACGGCTGTCTTCGGCACGTTTAATATGTTGGGACTGGCGAAGCGTAACAAAGCAAAAATACTTCAGGCTTCTACCAGTGAGGTGTATGGTGATCCGTTGTCGCATCCCCAGAGGGAGGGAGATTGGGGGAATGTGAATCCCATAGGCTACCGGTCTTGTTATGATGAAGGAAAACGTTGTGCCGAAACTTTGTGCATGGATTATTACCGTCAACATGGTGTTTTGGTAAAAATAATCCGCATATTCAATACGTATGGCCCTAATATGCTGACCGATGACGGACGTGTAATTTCCAATTTTGTGGTACAGGCATTGCAAGATAAAGATATAACCATTTATGGAGACGGAAAACAGACGCGTAGTTTTCAGTATATAGATGATCTGGTGGAAGGAATGATGCGTATGATGGCTACGGAAGATCATTTCACAGGACCGGTGAATATCGGTAACCCTTGCGAATTTTCCATATTCGAACTGGCTCAGAAGATACTGGAACTGACCCGTTCTCATTCTAGCATTATTTTCGAACCTTTACCTCATGATGACCCTCGTCAGCGCAGGCCGGATATTACTCTGGCAAGAGAAAAGCTGGATTGGGAGCCTCACATTCATCTGGAAGAGGGGCTGACGAAAGTGATTGATTATTTTAAAAGTGTTCTGGCTAAATAA
- a CDS encoding HpaII family restriction endonuclease produces MAFEATKREWGELYAFFRLLADGYVYAGTPDVKRNEVQKFPVAMVQREEHDGTRRYILEDEATVRICGEKIDKQIPREDFAAVAELVFAAVKESRENDVMSPDGVEEFLDEVAIYDLEAKTDDRTDFYVAFYGIEAPLVGFCVRSRLGTMFPLLDGGRAANLKFEQTGVKFATPTVNKINAFGEEDDVTGRMLMIERLGGILKYNDVADKVFRSNLCMIDLHFPRMLGEMLRVMHLDGISKVSDLIEAIKQINPLKIKDELIHKHSYYEYKMKQFLMALALGMRPAKIFNGIDSAISGFLFVDGNGEILCYQKADRQVFADFLFVNSRFEKSSTEKDKYGYLERENGVYYFKLNLKIGLLKR; encoded by the coding sequence ATGGCATTTGAAGCGACAAAGAGAGAGTGGGGCGAGCTTTACGCCTTTTTCCGCTTGTTAGCGGACGGATATGTGTATGCAGGTACGCCTGATGTGAAAAGGAATGAAGTGCAAAAGTTTCCTGTGGCGATGGTACAGCGTGAGGAACATGACGGGACACGCCGTTATATTCTGGAGGATGAGGCGACCGTACGTATTTGTGGGGAAAAGATAGATAAGCAGATACCTCGTGAGGATTTTGCGGCTGTGGCAGAGTTGGTTTTTGCTGCTGTCAAGGAGAGTCGCGAGAATGATGTGATGTCTCCCGACGGTGTGGAAGAATTTTTGGATGAAGTCGCCATTTATGACTTGGAAGCAAAGACGGATGACCGTACTGATTTTTATGTTGCTTTTTACGGTATAGAGGCCCCGTTGGTAGGTTTTTGCGTTCGTTCCCGTTTGGGGACTATGTTCCCGTTGTTGGATGGAGGGCGTGCCGCCAATTTGAAGTTCGAGCAGACAGGTGTTAAATTCGCTACTCCTACCGTAAACAAAATTAATGCTTTTGGTGAAGAAGACGATGTGACAGGGCGTATGTTGATGATAGAACGTTTGGGAGGAATCTTGAAATATAATGATGTGGCCGATAAAGTATTCCGCAGTAATCTTTGCATGATAGATCTTCATTTTCCCCGTATGTTGGGCGAGATGTTGCGTGTCATGCATTTGGATGGCATATCCAAAGTTAGTGACCTGATAGAAGCAATCAAACAAATCAATCCGTTGAAAATAAAGGATGAATTGATTCATAAGCATAGTTATTATGAATATAAGATGAAGCAGTTTCTTATGGCTTTGGCTTTGGGAATGCGTCCTGCCAAGATCTTTAATGGGATAGATTCTGCTATATCCGGTTTTCTGTTTGTAGATGGTAATGGAGAGATACTTTGTTATCAGAAGGCTGACCGTCAGGTCTTTGCCGATTTCCTGTTTGTTAATTCCCGGTTTGAGAAAAGTTCCACTGAAAAAGATAAATATGGATATCTGGAACGTGAGAACGGAGTCTATTATTTTAAACTGAACTTGAAAATTGGTCTGTTGAAGAGATAG
- a CDS encoding patatin-like phospholipase family protein, with amino-acid sequence MNEFKYNIGYALSGGFIKGFAHLGIMQALHEHGIKPEILSGVSAGALAAVFYADGKEPFHIVELFEHHSFKELTTFSINKQGLLKLDSFIDFLNSNLESKMIEELKIPTIITATDLDHGRIVSFKKGKIAERLAASCCMPILFAPIRINNTYYVDGGILMNLPVSPIRKECEKVIALNVDPLVADEYSKNVVSIALRAYHFIFQANTLPQKGIADLLIESYGLEEYSNRELERAEEIFEKGYNTATELLDRLLLENGTIWR; translated from the coding sequence ATGAATGAATTTAAATATAACATTGGTTATGCCCTGAGCGGAGGATTTATAAAAGGATTTGCCCATTTGGGGATTATGCAGGCTTTGCATGAACATGGCATCAAGCCGGAAATACTTTCCGGAGTAAGTGCAGGTGCTCTTGCCGCCGTCTTCTATGCCGACGGCAAAGAACCTTTTCATATTGTTGAACTTTTTGAGCACCATTCATTCAAAGAACTGACCACTTTTTCTATCAACAAACAAGGTCTGCTGAAACTGGACAGTTTCATTGATTTCTTAAACAGCAACCTAGAGTCGAAAATGATAGAAGAACTAAAAATCCCCACTATTATTACCGCCACCGATTTGGATCACGGACGCATCGTTTCTTTTAAAAAAGGGAAAATAGCCGAAAGGCTGGCTGCTTCCTGCTGTATGCCTATCTTGTTTGCCCCCATACGCATCAACAATACATATTATGTAGATGGAGGAATCTTGATGAACCTGCCGGTAAGCCCCATCCGCAAAGAATGCGAGAAAGTGATAGCACTCAATGTAGACCCGCTGGTAGCAGATGAATATAGCAAGAATGTGGTAAGCATCGCACTCAGAGCCTATCATTTTATTTTCCAAGCCAATACACTGCCTCAAAAAGGGATTGCAGATTTGCTGATCGAATCATACGGACTGGAAGAATACAGCAACAGGGAGCTGGAAAGAGCCGAAGAGATATTCGAAAAAGGATACAATACGGCAACGGAACTCCTGGACAGATTACTCCTGGAGAATGGAACGATTTGGAGATAA